ACTTTTTCGGCCATGTATTCTTTCCGCAGCAGTACAAGCCCTTTGCCTCCCGGGTCATCTTCCTGGGGATCATGACCGCGGCTGCCGCCTTCTTCTCCCTGGCCACGGAGATGGGGCGGATCGACCGGATGTACAACTTCCTGCTGTCGCCCAACCCGACTTCACCCATGTTCTGGATGTCGGTCTGGTACACCGCCTACTTCATCATGATCGTGCTGGAGTACATCAATATCCAGACCAACAAGCATTCCAACCGGGTGATGTGGGGGGCCTTCTTCGTGGCGGTCATCACCCACAGTACCCTGGGGAGCCTGCTGGGGGCGGTCAGTTCCCGCGCGTACTACTACAGCGCCCTGCTGCCGTTCTATTTCCTGTTCATCGCCTTTTTGACCGGCTGCGCCTTGACCGCCATCGTGGCGGCGCTGACCGTGAAGCAGCAGAAGCTCGACGCCGACTTCCATCTGGAGCCCTTTGTCAAGTTCCTGCGCATCGGCCTGGGGCTGGCCTTCCTGCTGGGCTTCTGGCGTACCGCCATCGGCCTGGCCGGCCATGTGGACGGTTCCGAAGTGTTTGCCATGACCGCTCTGAACAATATCCTCTTCGGTATGGGCGTTGCCGTGGTGGTGCCCTACATCATGCTGAGTCTGAGCCGCAGTGCCTCCTGGCTGGCCTTTACCGGCCTGTTCATCATGGTGACCCAGTTCAAGACCAGAAGCGACCTGGTGCTGGGTGGTTTCAAGGTGCCGTTGTTCCGGGTGTACGATATGCCGGAAACCATCACCTACACCCCGTCGGTTCATGAGTTCCTCGTGCTGGTGGCATCGGTCTCACTGGTCAGCACCCTTTACATTTTCTGCGAAAAAACAGGTCTTTTTGAAATTGCTGACAGCAAGGAGGCACATTAACCATGGAACAGTTCGACGATAAGGATATCCTTGAGATCATGCGGGAAGACCTGCAGCGCGCCCTGAAAAAGGAGCGCAAGGATCGGCGCTGGGCCATGGCCATTGATCTCAGGAAATGCATCGGCTGCCATGCCTGCACCACCGGGTGCATGTCCGAGAACCTGACCCCGCCCGAAATCCACTACCGTCCGGTAAAGGAGGAGGAGATCGGCGAATACCCCAACACCTCGGTGCGTTTTCTGCCCCGGCCCTGCATGCAGTGCGACGCCCCCACCTGCACACCGGTCTGCCCGGTGACCGCCACCTACAAGCGGGACGACGGCATCGTCACCATCGACTACAAAAAATGCATCGGCTGTCGCTACTGCCTGGTGGCCTGTCCCTACGCCGCCCGCTCCGCCGACGTCGGCCATTACTACACCGGCGATTTCCATGACAAGACCTACGAAGTTGAGAACTCCGGCGAATACGGCAAGACCTTCAAGCGCAAATCCCACTGGCATTCCCCGGTGGGCAACGCCCGCAAGTGCCATTTCTGCATCCACCGGGTGGAGAAGGGAGAACTGACCCGGTGCACCACCACCTGCCTGGGACATGCCACTTACTTCGGCGATATCAACGATCCCAAGGCCCTGATCACCAAGCTGATTTCCCGGCCCAACGTGATCAAGTACAAGGAAGAGCTGGGTACCAAGCCGATGGTGTTCTACATCGTCTGATCCGGGCTGGACATATTCCCGAACAATGCTACAGTACAATTCGTTAACCCGGTACGCCGGGAATACTGAAAAGAGGAGATCGCATCATGAAGAAGATCGTAGCCATGCTGGTAGCCGCCCTGATGACCGCAAGCCTGTCCTTTGCCGCTGAGCCGAAGAAGGAAGCCGCACCTGCTGCTGCTCCCGCTGCGGAGAAGGCCGAGAAGAAGGACGCTGCCAAGAAGGAGAAGAAGGCCCCCAAAAAGGAAGCCAAACCGGCTGCCAAGGGCAAGAAGGAAATGTCCGGGTGCTGATCTGCCGGCACTGAGTATCCAGGGGGGACACAAAGGTTTTGTGTCTCCCCTTTTTTACGCAACGGGGAGGTGGAGTGATGGCGGTTCGGAGGGATTTTGACGCGGCTGCCGCTGCCTGGGACGAGAAACCGCATCGGGTCAGGCTGGCCGGGGATATCGCGACGGCCATACAGGCACGCCTGCCGGTGTCCAAAGGATGGCACGCCATGGACCTGGGCTGTGGTACCGGCCTGCTTACCCTGCAGCTTGCGCCGCTGGTGCGGGATATCGTCGGTGTGGACGGCTCACGGGGGATGTTGGAAAAACTGGACGAAAAGGTACGCGCCGCGGGCTGCTCCAACGTCCGTACCCTATACTGTGACCTGGAGCGGGACGAACTGCCGGAAGGAACCTTCGATCTGATCACGGCTGCCATGCTGCTGCATCATATTCCGGACGTAGCGCAGCTGATCGATGCATTGCGGCGGCGGCTGCAGCCCGGCGGCTGGCTTGCCCTGGCCGACCTGGACCAGGAGGACGGCAGCTTCCATGAGGATGCCACCGGCGTATTCCATAACGGGTTCAGCCGCGAATGTCTGCTGGCGTTGCTGTCGGACGCGGGGTTCGGCGAGGTGACGGTGGCGCCTGCTGCCGAGGTGGTCAAGGGGGAGCGGCACTATCCGGTGCTGCTGGCGGTGGGACGACGCTGCAGATGATGCGGCACGGTAGGGGAGGGGAGAACGCCAATGAATATCAGCCTGAAAATGAAGCTGTTCGGCATGACCTCGTTGATGATGCTGTTGATGGCAGTGGTCGGTGGTATCGGTCTTGCCGGCTTCCGGCAGAGTAACCAGGAGCTGGAGCGGGTCTTCCAGGTGAACATGAAGAATGCCACCCTGCTCTCCAAAATCGACGGCCTGCTGCGCGCCAGCCGCATCCAGATGCTGCTGGCCCTGCAGCATGATCCCAGCAACGAATTCAGCAAGCTCCATGACCATGAAACGTCCCTGCATATCGAGCTGACCCGCAAGTATGCCGGTGAGATTGCCGCACTCTGGAACGACTACTACGGACGAATCGATGCAGCGCAAACCCGGGCCCTGGCCGATGCCTACCAGAAGGACCGCCAGACGTTCCACCAAGAGGGGATCGAACCGGTTATTGCCGCGGTCGAGGGTGGCGACTTCAAAGAGGCGTACCATATCACCATCAATACCATCAACCCGACCATCCAGAAAGCGAACCGCTCCCTTGACGCTTTGATGCAGCACGAGGTGAGCCAGGCGGAGCAGGCCCACACGAAAAGCCAGAAAAAGTATTCGCTGCTGCGTACCGCCATTATCGGGTCCATTCTGGTGGCGCTGGTGTGCGGTTTCGGTGCCGGGTTCGTCATTGCCAGCTCCATCGGCCGGTCCTCGATAGAGCTGAAAAGTGCCGCGGAAAAACTGGCAGGCGGCAACCTGACCGTCCGGGCCGACGTGTCGTCGGGGGATGAACTGGGGGTTATCGGGCAGAGTTTCAACAAAATTGCCGACACCCTGCAGACGGTCATGGAACGGGTCCGCAGCTCATCTGGTGCGCTCACCGCCGCAGCCGCAGAACTGCGCAGCAATGCAGAGCAGATCGCTACCGGTGCCGAGCATGTTGCCGCCCAGGCGACATCGGTTGCCACTGCCGGCGAAGAGATGGCAGCCACCTCCAACGAGATTGCCGGCAGTTGCGGTATGGCGGCGGAACGTGCCGATCAGGCCTGTACGGCAGCGACCAACGGCGTCCGGATTGTCCAGCTGACCGTTGAGGGGATGGCACGTATTGCCGGTAAGGTGCAGGATAGTGCCAAGACCGTGGAAAGCCTGGGAGAGCGTTCCGATCAGATCGGGCAGATCATCGGCACCATAGAGGATATTGCCGATCAGACCAACCTGCTGGCGCTCAACGCCGCCATCGAGGCGGCCAGGGCCGGAGAGCAGGGGCGGGGGTTTGCCGTGGTGGCCGATGAGGTGCGCGCCCTGGCTGAACGCACCACCCGTGCCACCCGGGAAATCGGCGAGATGATCAAGGCGATCCAGGGTGAGACCCGCAATGCGGTCGCCGCCATGGAGGATGGCGTGCGGGAGGTTGATCAGGGCACGAGCGATGCGGCCCGTTCCGGCGAAGCTCTGCAGCAGATCCTGGCGCAGGTCAACGATGTTACCCAGCAGATCGGCCAGATCGCGACAGCGGCCGAAGAACAGACTGCCACTACCGGTGAGATCAGTGGTAATATGCAGAAAATTACCGAAGTAGTGCAGGATACCGCCGGAGGTGCCCAGAGGACCGCGGCGGCGGCGGCGCGGCTGTCGGGGCTTGCCCAGGATCTCGAGGCCATTGTCGCACAATTCAGACTGAACCCCTGAGGCGACAGCGAGTCGCCCGGGCAGGCAGCTGATGGAGCTACGGGGTCACACAACAATGAAACAGGACTCGGTCAGAAAAATACTGTTCATGCTCTTGCTCGTGGCCTGCTTCCTGCCGCAGGTCGGCACTGCCACGGCGCTGATCGGCGGTATTCTGTTCAGCCTGGTGCTGGGCAACCCCTGGCCCCGCCTGACCGCTGCCTGGAGCAAGAAACTGCTGCAGGTTTCCGTTGTGGGGCTCGGGTTTGGCCTCAGCCTGGCCACGGTGGTGCAGGTGGGCGCCCATTCCGCTGTCTACACCATTGTGGGGATCGCGGCGACCCTGGCGGCAGGGTGGGCACTCGGCAGAGTGGTCGGCACGACGCCCGCGCAGTCACTGCTGATTTCCTTCGGTACGGCCATCTGCGGCGGCAGCGCCATTGCGGCCATGGCACCGGTGTTGCGGGCAGAAGACGATGAAGTTGCCGTATCGCTGGCAACGGTGTTTACCCTGAATGCCGTGGCACTGCTGCTCTTTCCGCTCCTGGGGCATCTCTTGGGCCTCAGTCAGCAACAGTTCGGCCTGTGGGCAGGGCTGGCCATCCACGATACCAGCAGTGTGGTCGGGGCGGCAGCCGTGTTCGGTACCACTGCTCTGGCGGTGGGGACCACGGTCAAGCTGACCCGGGCACTCTGGATCATGCCCTGCGTGTTGATGGTGTCGATGGTGAAACGTTCGGAACAGCGGGCGCCGTTTCCCCTCTTTATTGTCGGTTTCATGGCCGCAGCAGCGGCCCATACGTTGCTGCCGCCGCTGGAGCCGGTCTGGAGCTCGCTGGCGCTGGCGGCCCGACAAAGTCTGGTGGCCACCCTGTTCCTGATCGGCGCGGGGTTAAGCCGTGAAGTGCTGGGGCGGGTCGGGGTGCGCCCGCTGCTCCAGGGGCTGCTGCTCTGGATGGCGGTCAGCGGGCTGACCGCAGTTGCCATTCTTTTCGGCGTCATTGCTCCGCCCTGAATCAATCCAAAATACTGGGGAGGTTTCATGAAGGATATCCTGCTGCTCGTGATCGTTCTGGTGGTCTGGATAGCGTTGCAGAAGTTCATTCTGCCCCGCTTCGGCATCCAGACCTGACTGTCCAGAAGCTGCGACCTCGGGGACCGGGGCGCTCAAACGGAACAGAAGCACGATGCTTCTGCTGAAAGCAAAAAATAACGTGGAACCGGTTTGTCTCTTCGTCTGATACCCTCAATCATGGTGTTGCTCTGCCTGTTGCTCTGGCTGGCCGGATGCACTGCTGCTTCCGGTAACCGGGAGCAGTGCCTCTCCTGCCACCGGGGAATCGAGCATGTCTCACCTGCCCATCCCGGCTGCGTTTCCTGCCACGGCGGCGACCCCGCCGCCCGTGGCAAGGAGGCGGCCCATGCCGGCATGCGGGGGGAGGGGAACCCCTCGGCGCCGGAGAGCTGGCGGGAGGGGTGCGGCAGTTGCCACCGCTACCAGTTGGAGCGGGTCAGAAGCACCATCATGCAGACCAATGCCGGCATGATCCGCACCATCCAGCGCACCTGGGAAGGGGAGGACGGCCGTGACTACGTGGCGTCCGACGGCGAGCTGTTCGGGGGCGACGGCCGGAAGGTGCAGTTGAGTCCGGTGGTGGAACTGGACAATCTTTCCGGCGAGCTGTACCGCAAGTTCTGCTCCCGCTGCCATATCGGCATCGCCAACGACGACTCCTACGGCGCAGTGCACTCCTCCGGTTGCGCTGCCTGCCACTTTCCCCGCAACAACACCGCAACCTACGTCGGAACGGACACAACCGTACGGGGAACGGCCGCCTCATCCGCCAGCCATGCCCTGGAACCGTTGCCGGACGTCCAGGTTTGCAGCCGCTGTCACAACCGCAGCGGCAGGATCGCCTTCTCCTACCAGGGACTCTACGACGGCAACAACGGCCTGGTGCCCACCAGGCACGGCGAGGCCGGTCCGGTGATGACCAGCGGTGCCCGCAACCTGGTGCATATCACCCCTGACGTCCATTTTGCGGCCGGCATGGAGTGCATCGACTGTCATACCTCCCGGGATGTCATGGGGGACGGCTTTGCCTATCCCACCATGTACCAGCAGACCGAGATCCGCTGCGAGGACTGCCACGGCAGTCCGACGGAGGTGCCGCGTTACCGCGAGATCACCCGGGAGAACGACGAGGTGCTGCGGGAATCCCGTCAGTACAAGCGTCCCATGCAGGCGGGGGACCGGATGATCCAGACCTCGAAAGGGCGTAGCTACGCCAACGTCTTTTACCGCGACGGCGTCATCTGGCTGCAGGGAAAACGCAGCGGCAAGCTGCATACCACCAAGGTCATCACCGGCACCCCGGCCCACCGGATCGCCGGCCACGAGCGGATGGAGTGCTACAGTTGCCATTCCCGCACCGTGGTGCAGTGCTACGGCTGCCATACCCGCTACGACAAGGGGTGGGCGGGGATGGATTTCATCAAGGGGGAGGAAACACCGGGCGCCTTTTCCGAAAGCGAGGATTACCGCATGCTCTCGCCGTTTCCGCTGGCCCTGAACCAGCGGGGCAAGGTCTCGCCGGTCACCCCCGGCTGCCAGACCTTCATCACGGTGGCCGAAAAGGACGGCTCCTTCTCCCGGTTGGAGTATGTGGCACGCTACCAGGGAAAACAGCAGTTGCGCTTTGCTCCCTTCTACTCCCACAATACCGGCAAAAAAGCGGTGGGCTGCAGCGAATGCCACGGTAACCCGGCCTATCTCGGCTTCGGCCAGCACCTGGTCGAGGGGAACAGCATCAAGGCAACACTGCTGTGCGAACGTTCCGACACGAAACCGCTGGACGGTTTCCTGACCATGGAGCG
The window above is part of the Trichlorobacter ammonificans genome. Proteins encoded here:
- a CDS encoding methyl-accepting chemotaxis protein, producing MNISLKMKLFGMTSLMMLLMAVVGGIGLAGFRQSNQELERVFQVNMKNATLLSKIDGLLRASRIQMLLALQHDPSNEFSKLHDHETSLHIELTRKYAGEIAALWNDYYGRIDAAQTRALADAYQKDRQTFHQEGIEPVIAAVEGGDFKEAYHITINTINPTIQKANRSLDALMQHEVSQAEQAHTKSQKKYSLLRTAIIGSILVALVCGFGAGFVIASSIGRSSIELKSAAEKLAGGNLTVRADVSSGDELGVIGQSFNKIADTLQTVMERVRSSSGALTAAAAELRSNAEQIATGAEHVAAQATSVATAGEEMAATSNEIAGSCGMAAERADQACTAATNGVRIVQLTVEGMARIAGKVQDSAKTVESLGERSDQIGQIIGTIEDIADQTNLLALNAAIEAARAGEQGRGFAVVADEVRALAERTTRATREIGEMIKAIQGETRNAVAAMEDGVREVDQGTSDAARSGEALQQILAQVNDVTQQIGQIATAAEEQTATTGEISGNMQKITEVVQDTAGGAQRTAAAAARLSGLAQDLEAIVAQFRLNP
- a CDS encoding YeiH family protein, coding for MKQDSVRKILFMLLLVACFLPQVGTATALIGGILFSLVLGNPWPRLTAAWSKKLLQVSVVGLGFGLSLATVVQVGAHSAVYTIVGIAATLAAGWALGRVVGTTPAQSLLISFGTAICGGSAIAAMAPVLRAEDDEVAVSLATVFTLNAVALLLFPLLGHLLGLSQQQFGLWAGLAIHDTSSVVGAAAVFGTTALAVGTTVKLTRALWIMPCVLMVSMVKRSEQRAPFPLFIVGFMAAAAAHTLLPPLEPVWSSLALAARQSLVATLFLIGAGLSREVLGRVGVRPLLQGLLLWMAVSGLTAVAILFGVIAPP
- the nrfD gene encoding NrfD/PsrC family molybdoenzyme membrane anchor subunit: MEIFGVLVPTREKISATIADVAKGKGGLPLYVSLFGMLIGFVAIASIFIQGHGHTINTTNNLPWGLQITTYIYFVLISTGCTFVNFFGHVFFPQQYKPFASRVIFLGIMTAAAAFFSLATEMGRIDRMYNFLLSPNPTSPMFWMSVWYTAYFIMIVLEYINIQTNKHSNRVMWGAFFVAVITHSTLGSLLGAVSSRAYYYSALLPFYFLFIAFLTGCALTAIVAALTVKQQKLDADFHLEPFVKFLRIGLGLAFLLGFWRTAIGLAGHVDGSEVFAMTALNNILFGMGVAVVVPYIMLSLSRSASWLAFTGLFIMVTQFKTRSDLVLGGFKVPLFRVYDMPETITYTPSVHEFLVLVASVSLVSTLYIFCEKTGLFEIADSKEAH
- the extM gene encoding selenite/tellurite reduction operon c-type cytochrome ExtM, producing MVLLCLLLWLAGCTAASGNREQCLSCHRGIEHVSPAHPGCVSCHGGDPAARGKEAAHAGMRGEGNPSAPESWREGCGSCHRYQLERVRSTIMQTNAGMIRTIQRTWEGEDGRDYVASDGELFGGDGRKVQLSPVVELDNLSGELYRKFCSRCHIGIANDDSYGAVHSSGCAACHFPRNNTATYVGTDTTVRGTAASSASHALEPLPDVQVCSRCHNRSGRIAFSYQGLYDGNNGLVPTRHGEAGPVMTSGARNLVHITPDVHFAAGMECIDCHTSRDVMGDGFAYPTMYQQTEIRCEDCHGSPTEVPRYREITRENDEVLRESRQYKRPMQAGDRMIQTSKGRSYANVFYRDGVIWLQGKRSGKLHTTKVITGTPAHRIAGHERMECYSCHSRTVVQCYGCHTRYDKGWAGMDFIKGEETPGAFSESEDYRMLSPFPLALNQRGKVSPVTPGCQTFITVAEKDGSFSRLEYVARYQGKQQLRFAPFYSHNTGKKAVGCSECHGNPAYLGFGQHLVEGNSIKATLLCERSDTKPLDGFLTMERGRVAAFSAVTRENARPLNAAEVKRALSVNLCLPCHTRPEDPIYRKGLDYRALDDPLHRRLLSVGGR
- a CDS encoding 4Fe-4S dicluster domain-containing protein — translated: MEQFDDKDILEIMREDLQRALKKERKDRRWAMAIDLRKCIGCHACTTGCMSENLTPPEIHYRPVKEEEIGEYPNTSVRFLPRPCMQCDAPTCTPVCPVTATYKRDDGIVTIDYKKCIGCRYCLVACPYAARSADVGHYYTGDFHDKTYEVENSGEYGKTFKRKSHWHSPVGNARKCHFCIHRVEKGELTRCTTTCLGHATYFGDINDPKALITKLISRPNVIKYKEELGTKPMVFYIV
- a CDS encoding class I SAM-dependent methyltransferase; translation: MAVRRDFDAAAAAWDEKPHRVRLAGDIATAIQARLPVSKGWHAMDLGCGTGLLTLQLAPLVRDIVGVDGSRGMLEKLDEKVRAAGCSNVRTLYCDLERDELPEGTFDLITAAMLLHHIPDVAQLIDALRRRLQPGGWLALADLDQEDGSFHEDATGVFHNGFSRECLLALLSDAGFGEVTVAPAAEVVKGERHYPVLLAVGRRCR